In Lacerta agilis isolate rLacAgi1 chromosome 8, rLacAgi1.pri, whole genome shotgun sequence, one genomic interval encodes:
- the GNG8 gene encoding guanine nucleotide-binding protein G(I)/G(S)/G(O) subunit gamma-8: MSNNMAKIAEARKTVEQLKLEVNIDRMKVSKAAADLLAHCEAHAKEDPLVTPVPSAENPFREKRLFCIVL, encoded by the exons ATGTCTAACAACATGGCCAAGATTGCAGAGGCGAGGAAGACGGTGGAGCAGCTGAAACTGGAAGTGAACATCGACCGGATGAAG GTGTCCAAGGCAGCAGCCGACCTCCTGGCACACTGCGAAGCCCACGCCAAGGAGGACCCTCTGGTGACCCCGGTGCCATCTGCGGAGAACCCCTTCCGCGAGAAACGGCTCTTTTGTATCGTGCTGTGA